In Danaus plexippus chromosome 9 unlocalized genomic scaffold, MEX_DaPlex mxdp_26, whole genome shotgun sequence, the following proteins share a genomic window:
- the LOC116767760 gene encoding fungal protease inhibitor-1-like, whose product MKPVIILAFLSCLLALAYGDLVCGSSYCKQNPCSNKIAASSCRSPSVYRANHAGKCACCPACVTLLSEGAACKVYSKELGETPSAVCKEPLKCLSGVCVKVAPRG is encoded by the exons ATGAAACCAGTTATCATTTTAGCGTTTCTTTCATGCCTTTTGGCACTTGCATATGGTGACCTAGTATGCGGCTCTAGTTACTGCAAACAGAACCCCTGCTCTAATAAGATTGCAGCATCAAGTTGCCGCTCGCCTTCCGTGTACCGCGCCAACCATGCTGGCAAATGTGCTTGCTGTCCTGCTTGCgtaacattattat CTGAAGGAGCAGCTTGCAAGGTTTACAGTAAAGAGCTGGGAGAGACTCCGTCAGCTGTATGCAAAGAACCCCTCAAGTGTCTCAGTGGCGTCTGCGTTAAAGTCGCTCCCAGAGGTTAA